The Leptospira montravelensis nucleotide sequence TTTATATTCATTCTGATCTTAGTGCGACTATGGGACTCAATTTTGCAGCGTATTCAGAAGGCCACCAACCAAAAAGAATTCCAATCGATATGGAAAATAGAAAGGCAAATCCTATAGATGGAAAGGATAAAACAATACTCCAACCAAAGTATTCTTGTAAAAACAATACTGCTAATATCCCAAAAACAAGTCCAACGATCCCTCCCGTCAAACTGGTTAAAGTGGATTCAATTAAAAATTGAATCCGGATATCAGATTCTCTAGCTCCGAGTGCTTTCCGTAAACCAATTTCTTTGGTTCTTTCTTTCACAGAAACTAACATAATGTTCATAATTCCAATCCCACCTACAACAAGAGAAACAGTTGCTAGTGCGATGAGTAATGTTGTCATTGTTTGATTAGTTTCAGACACTGCTGATTGGATATCAGCCATATTCATTACTTGGTAAATATTACCCATTGCTTCATTGGTTCCATGTCTCTCATGTAAAAAACGTTTTAAGGAAGTGGTAAATTCTTCGGAAGATTCTGTTTTTTCTAATTCCATTTCCAAACTGTCGACAGCATCTTTGTTTAACAACCTTCGCATAGCAGTATTTAAAGGAATCAGAATCACGTCGTCTTGATCGCGAAAACCAGCACTTCCTTTTTCTGGAAGAAGTCCTACCACACGAAATAGAATTCGATTTACTTTTAAATAAGTTCCAACAGGATTTTTTCCTTCATACAATTCTCTCACTACTGTGTTTCCCACAAGACAAACGAGAGCTCTTTTTTGATTTTCTTCTTCTGTAAAAAATCTACCTTCTACAGGTTCCAAATTTCTTAATGTTTCGTAATTGGGACTGGCTCCAGTAATATAACTATTCCAGTTTCTATTTCCAAAAACAAGTTGCCCTCTTCCATTCACAACAGCAGAGATTTGTTTCACTTCTGGGAATTTTTTGGATACCGCTCCTACATCAAAAACATCCAATCGATTGACAGTACCTGCTTCCAGTGAAACTCCACCACTACGCATTCCACCTGTTCTTACGATAACCAAATTGGCACCTAACGAAGAAAACTGTTCCTCTACTGATTTTTTGGCACCTTCTCCGAGAGCCATCACTGAGATCACACAAACTACACCAAAAAGGATACCGAGTGCTGATAAAAAAGTACGCAATCGGTTTGATGATAAAGAAAACAAGGATTGTAAAAAAATTCCTTGGAATAGAGTCCATCCCGTTTTTCGTTTTAAATTTGTTTTAGGGAAGGAAACCAAATCTTTTTTTTTCTTTTTTCCTTCATTCGAAATAATCTTTCCATCACTCACATGAATGATTCGATCGCAAAACTCTGCCATTTCTGGTTCATGTGTTACCATCACAATGGTTTTTCCTTCTTTATGAAGCCTTTGTAATTCCAACATAATTTCAATTTTACTTTTTGAATCTAAGTTTCCCGTGGGTTCATCAGCAAAAATAATGGGTGGATCAACAAGCAGTGCACGTGCAATGGCAACCCTTTGTTGTTGGCCACCGGAGAGTTCATTGGGGGTATGAAACATTCTGCTTTCCAAACCAACTTTCCGAAGTTGTTCTTCGGCTCTTTTTTCAGTATGATCTACATTTGTATACAATGACGGTAAACTTACGTTTTGCGATGCATTCGATTTTGCTAACAAATGGAATTGTTGAAATACAAAACCAATCATACTCCCGCGTACATCTGACAAAACATCGGATGATTCTCCGCTCACAGTTCGACCAAACAAACGGTAGGTGCCTGAATCTACATGATCTAGTAGTCCCATCACTTGCAACAGTGTTGATTTTCCTGAACCAGATGGACCCATAATGGCAACAAATTCACCTTGGCTAATTTCTAAATCAATTCCTGATAAAACTGGAAATTTGGAATTTCCTATGGTATAAGATTTATTTAAATTTTGAATCTCGATTGCTAACAAAAGTTATCTCTTTGGCATTTTTGGTGAGGAAAATGGCCCGCTACTACTAGACTTTTTTTCTTCCTGAATTTTTTTCTTTCGGTACACCAATTCGTTTTCTTCTAATCCCGATAGAATTGCCGTATTTTGTTCATCGGAGTTTCCAGCATTAACTGGAGTTTCTACAAGTTCACCGTCTATTTTTTTTAAAACTTTTCCTTTTCCCGAATTTCCTTTTATAAATTCATTGGCAACAAGCAATACATCTCTTTCTTCAGAGATGATAAAATCAATTGTTATTGACATTCCACTTCTTAAATATTCAGGAATGGTTTTTAGTTCTAAATCTACATTATACATGGTCACATTATTTTCTGTGACTGCCTCATATCCTATATGAGTTACTTTTGCTTGGATGGGGACATCAGAATAAGAATCAACAGTAACATTTGCTATCTGGCCAATTTTAATTTTGGAAAGATCCGTTTCGTCAACTTTTGCTTGGATCATCAAATTATCAGAAAGAACATAAAGAATGTCTTGTTGGGTCACCGTTTGTCCTGGACTGATATTGGATGCAATCACCAAACCACGTAATGGCGATATTACGGGTGTAGGTTTATAAAAATCTTCCCATTTTTTAAGTTCTTCTTCCCCTTTTGCCCTGGCAGCATCTAACAAGGCAGCTCTTTCTGTAGAACTCATCCAAGCTATGATTTTACCACGAGCCACATGATTTCCTTCATCAACTAAAATAGATTCCACACGACCCGCAATTGGTGGTTTGATTTCCAATCTATTCTTTGGTATGGCAGTGCCCGTTGCTCGCACTGTAACAATCAAATCGCCACGAAACACTTTAGAAGATTCAACTTTTGTATTTGGTTTTGATTTTCCAAATCCGAAAAAGTATAAGGAGAGGGAAAGGATTACGAAAACAATGGCTATGGAAACAAATTTAATCTTCATCGAAACACTTTCCTAAATTTCTCAAATATGTAGCTTCTGCCAAACCCAAATCTCGTTTGCCAATCAATAGGTTTTTTTCCCGATTGATCAAATCGTTTTCAATGATATCCCAATTTTCAAAACTAATAAGTCCGTTCGAATATTGTGACCTTGCAATCATAGCACGAATTTCGGATGCTTTATAAAATTCTGTCAATACAACCAATTGTTCCGAGGCATTTTTAAAATTAAGATGTGATTGTTCTAAAGAAAACGAAAGAGAGTTTTTTTTTGCATCTCTTGTATGGATTGATTTTTCATACTCGGTTTTTGCAATTTTTACATTATAATAATCTCTTCCACCATTAAACAGGGGATAAGTTAAATTCAGTCCAAAACTATAATTTCTTGGTTTTGGTAACCATACATCATCTTGTCTAGTGACAGTTGCACTTAAATTCAAATCCGGATAAAATCCAGCTTCCGCAATACCAATGTTTGCTTGTGCTGCCCGTACTTTCGATTGTTCAGCCATAACAGAGGGATGCGATTCTAACAAATTTTCTTTTTCTTTATCCGAAAACTTTTTTTCCAAAATAGGTTCATAAACAAATTCTGAATTGATGTTTACATCCAAACGATTGGAGATCACTCTCTCGACTTCGTTTACATTACTTTCAAATAATCGGAAAGCAGAAGATACTTCAAATTCGGATTGTTTTACAAAGGATTCGCTCAGTAAAAAACTTCCTTTATGTTCTCTACCAACTTCATACCGAAGTTTTACCAAATCGCGGTTTTTGGCGCGCCTTTCCTTAATTTTTTCTGAAAGTTGGTGAAGTTCTTTTGCATACAACATTTGTGCATAACCTGACTTTAGTTCAAAGCAGATCTTCAATCTAGAATCATGTAATGTCTGTTTTGCTGCCTGTAACAATGCCTCAGTTTTTTCAATTCCACTTTTATCCTTAAATCCAGCAAAAAGATTTTGATTAGTGCTTAGACCCACCGAATAACGATTGATTGCTGTTGGCCTGGATTCTCCTGTACTTGTTTGTTGGTTTGTACTCGAACCTGTTCCAGCTGATCCATTGACCAAGGGATCATTAACAGTTCCCGATCCACTAAAATTAGCAGAAGATTGTCTTGCCGATGCCAGAACATTCACGGTCGGTAAATAGGCAGCATAACTTTTTTCGTTTTCAAAAAAAGCTTTATCATAGTCTGCCTTTGCAGATAAAAATTCAGGATTAGATTGTAAGGCAGTTTGCCAAAGATCTTTGACTTGGACTGGTTTTGCAGATAAAGTAACCATACCAAAAATCTCAAAAATAACAAATGTAATTCGAATCAACTTCACTATTTACTAAACCTAAGTAATGATCAAAAAGTTCCAAATTTTTGTTTTTTTTGAAAAAATTTACCAACTCCCCCGAACTTCCTCCACCGGTTGCATAAGTTAAAAATGCAAAAGCAACTACATTGGTAACGTGAATTGCTTTTGGGAATCATTTCCAAAAGGGGAATAAAAAGAAATAAACAAAAAAATATAATCTTCGTTAGCTGCTACATAAGCAAAAATACCAATATCCGCTGCATATAAGGATATTGGTATTAAAACCAGAAGTTACAAGAATTTTTTGTTACTTACTTGTGGATTCGTGTGGCTCCATAATAAGTTGAGATTGGTTTTAAATCCTCAAAGCCAATTAGGTTCACTTGCCCACCCCTAAGTTCATAATCACGTTTAAAACTTTGCAAAAACTCAATGGCAGAGAAACCAATCATTTTTACATTTTCATCAAACTTCAAATCTACTCTTTCACCAGGCACAATTTTTCTAAGTAGAAGTTTAAGTGAAATCATATTCGAAAATAATAAAGCATGTTTTACATCTAACACATGAATTTTATTCTCAGATTTTACTGTGATGTCCGCTACAAAAATATAACGTAGAGGAACTCCAAAATATATTTGAATTAATATCGCTGTTATGATTCCGCAGAATACACCAACTAACAAATCTTCTACAATTGTAATAATAACAGTGACAGTAAAAATAACAATTTGGTCCCATCCTTTGTCGTAAGTTTCCTTAAAAACATGAGGAGAGGCTAACCGTATTCCTACCATAATCAAAATACCGGCAAGCGCTGCGAGAGGGATTCGATGAATGAGTCCGGGTAAAAGTAAAATAAAAATTAACAAAAACAATCCATGAAAAAAATTGGACCAACGAGTTTTTGCACCATTTTCCATATTGGCAGATGACCTAACTACTTCTGCAATGATTGGTAAACCCCCGATCCATCCCAAAAAGAAGTTTCCTGCTCCTTTAGCCAATAACTCTCGATCCATATTTGATTTTCGTCGATATGGATCTGTATTATCAACAGCAGTAGCAGTTAACAAAGATTCAATACTTGCGATAAGTGCAATGGTAATCACCATCACCCAAAAAACGCCATCTTTCCATCTTGAAAAATCAGGAAATGTAATCCCATCATAAATATGGTCCGGCAAATTTACTAATTTTTCCGGTCCAATTTTATAAGTTTGATCCAGTAGTGTATAAGAATGTTCATCGGCTAAATCAAAAACGATACCCAAAACAATCCCGACTAACACTGCGACAAGCGGAGCAGGTAATTTTTTCAACAATGGATTTTTGACTTTCGCGAGGATTGCAATGATCAAAATGGCAGAAATTCCAATGATGGCAACTTCAGGATTTACAAATGAAAAACTAAAAGGTATTTCTAAAAGTAATCCACCAATAGTTTTTGCTTTTGGAGTGATTCCAAGGGCCACATAAAATTGTTTAGAGATAATGATGATTCCAATGGCAGCCATCATTCCGTGCACCACAGAGATTGGAAAAAAAACCGTTAAATTTCCCGCTTTCACAAGGCCTAAAACCACTTGGATGGCACCAGCAATCACTATGGCAGCAAGTGTCAGTTCAAATCCAAGTTTTGGATCTCCACCACCGAGAACCATAATTGAATTCAGAACAACGGCAATGAGTCCGGCAGCGGGACCATTGATCGTTAAATGGGATCCACTGAGTAAGGAAGCGATGATACCACCGACGATACCGGAAAATATTCCTGCCATCGGAGGTGCACCTGAAGCAAGTGAAATGCCCAAACATAGGGGTAAGGCAATTAAAAACACAATAAAACCGGACACAATGTCCGATTTCCAATTTTCCTTTAATCCAGGTAACCAATCTTTTGGTTTGTCTTCGTTGTTCATAGCGAACATCCTCTCTATCTAAATATCTTTATTTATACGGCCTTTTGTTTTTCGAAATTGATTCGGGTTGATACCCGATTGTTTTTTAAATTCTAAATAAAATGCTGATCTAGATCCAAACCCAGATAATTTACCAACTTCAGCAATATTGAGTTCTGGTTTTTCATTTAACAAAACCATAGCTTCTTTGATTCGATATTGGTTTAAAAGAGATGGAAAGTTGAAGTTATATTCTGAATTAATAAGTTCACTGAGTTGGTGGTAAGAAAGACCCATTTTAGAAGCGATTAGTTCTTCGTTACAATTAGGATCTAAATATATTTTTTCCGCACCTAACAATGACTCCAGTTTATTTCGAAATTCTGTTTTATCTAATTTTAAAGTTAGAGAACGGTATCTTGTCTTTGATTTGTCCTTTTTTTCATAATTCCGCAAAAATAAAAAAGAACCTGCGGTCAAAAAAGGAAGATAAAATACCGAAGCATAGATAAAAAAAGGCTGATAAGGATAAAAATCAAAATGGAACAATGTCTTTAAGAAGACGGCAAAAAGAAAAAAGAACCAACTAAATACATAAGCTCTATCTTCACTTTCTTGTTTTGATAACAAGATTTCGTGAGTTTTATATAAATGATACGCAGCCGTTCCAAAGATTGTTAGAACTAGAAAAATTCTAAAGTCATAAACTCGCTCAAAAAGTGGGACAAACAAATACAAAAATCCAGATATCCCCGAAACCCAAAACAAAATGTTTTTAGAAAGGCGATTACCTATAAACTGATCAAAAGAAGCCAAATAAACGAAGAATACAAAATGGTTAATGGATAGAAAAAGATAATAGGAATGCCTAATTAGATTGTTTGTATTTCCAAATATCGACGCAAACTCCTTCCCATGAACCGAATACACAAGTAGGAAAAACATAAGAAAATGAATGAGAATGGAAAGATAAACCTTCTCCTTTGATTTCCAATATTCTGAAATTGCCCAACCAAAGGAAATAATCCCCACCATTGAGAAAAACAAAAATGTCAAAAAACGGAACAGAACAATCGACCTGTACCCTGATTGAGATACCGTACGAATCGGAAAATTTAGATCTTCATTAGAAATCAAATAAATATAAAAGTAACGACTTTCTTTAGTACGAAGTGTTACATTAAAATGTGGAAATGGAGAAAGGATTCCCAACCAATCTTCCCAAACATTCCCGCTATAGGATTCGATCACATTTCCCTCGGGTCCTTCCGAACAAAGATCCACAAAAGGAATATTGATCCACTGGATTAAAATATTGAATTGAGAGTCCATTTCCAGTTCATTGATTAACTGAAAGCGAACCCACTGGCCTCCCTCTTCCCTTTTTCCCCGCATGGCATCTGCACTACGGTTTTCCATCCAAATCATATTTCGCAAGGTATGGATGGATTCGTGGCTACAGTTCTTTGGAATTTCTGTCTTTTGGGGTACCAAAAATTGGACATTGCGGCTGATATTCTGCCCGTAGAAACTTTCAGGTTTCCACAGACACCCTCCCGATCCGGCAAGGATTGCCAAAAGGAAAAGGACTAAAGCCATTTGTTTCATCTGAATCACCAGGTTTCGCGAAATCTATGCCTAAGAAAGCGATTTCGATGTTTGTGGATTTTTGAAATGGATTATTTTTTGTCCAATTTTATGATTTTGGACAAAATGCATGTCTAAAATGATGACAAACAGAGGGAAGAAATTATGGATTTCCATGCAGCACTCAACAATATATTAAACCCACCGGTACTCTTTTTCTTTTTAGGAATGGGTGTCGTATTCTTCAAATCAGATCTAAGAATTACAGAAGGGGTATCTAAGTTCCTCTCTTTGTATCTTTTGTTCTCTATCGGCTTCAAAGGAGGACATGAATTATTCAAATCTCCTTTCGCAGAAGAACATCTTCTTACACTCATTGCCTGTATGTTTATGGCATGTTTTGTTCCCATATACTCTTACTTTATCTTCAAAGTAAAATTGGATCATGCAAACTCTGCTGCACTTGCGGGAAGTTTTGGTTCAATCAGTGCCGTTACCTTTGTCACTGCAGGTGCATTTTTACATAGTTACGGTTACGAATACCAAGGTTTTATCGTAGCAGGGATGGCTCTTATGGAATCACCAGCGATTGTCCTTGCCGTGATCCTAGACAGATTAGGTAAAAAGAAAAACCACGAAAACATAAACGAAAAAATTCAATGGAAACAATTACTCCATGAAGCTTTCTTTAGTTCCTCAGTTTATATTCTGATAGGAGCATTGATTGTTGGTTATCTATCTGGCGAATCTGGTTGGAATACAACAAAACCTTTCACAGAAGATATATTCAAAGGGCTTCTCACTTTTTTCCTTTTGGACAAAGGAATTGATGCCGCAAAACAAATGCGCGAATTAAAAAAAGTTGGATTCTTCCTTGTCGGATCGGCTCTACTGATTATGGTCATCAACGTTGTGATCGCCATCTTACTCACTAAAATCATTCAAATGCCAATTGGTGATGCATTAATGTTTGTTGTGCTCTGTGCTTCTGCCTCCTATATTGCAGTACCGGCAGCCATGAAGGAATCTATACCAGAAGCAAATCCAAGCATTTACTTAACTGTCGCTTTATCGATAGTTTTCCCAATCAATATTATTATTGGAATTCCTCTTTACTTTTACATCCTAAAAGTAATCACAGGTACCAATTAATAAGCTGGTTTTTCACAAAAAGAAAAGGAGAAATATCATGAATATTTCCAAAGGTTATTTCTATTTTCTATTGTTAGCGGTTTTTTTACCGCTAACAATTCCAAGGGCCGAACCAACCGATTCACCTAGTCCAGAAGAAACAAAACCAATCGCTAAATCCTACGTTTCCCCCATGAAAGAAAAGGGAATTGATCCAGAATTCAATCGCCATATGTTTGTAGAGCCAGAATTATCGAAACACTCTGCAAACTCGCAGCAATTTTGGTTAAACGATATATTACGATTTGGTTTGTATCTTAGACCAAGACAAGAATCCAGATACAATTTAGATTTTAATGCATCTGACAAAGGTTATATAGATCGAACCATACAAACATCATCCATTTATTTTATCTTTGATCCGAGCCCCTATGTACAAGCGAAGGTTACACTCCAAGACGCACGCGTTTGGGGAGGGGAATCTCCCGCTTCCTCTGGTGATATAAGAGCCAATTTTTTTAATAACACAGCAGATCTTTATTCGAAAAATCAAACAAACGCAGTATCGTTAAACCAAACTGGGATCAGAGAAGCCTTTGTAACCATCAACCAACTCCCGTTACATTCTAAATTTCAAGTGGGAAGACAAATTTGGGCTTATGGCGACCAACGAATCATCGGTGGAGGGAACTGGACAGTGAACGGCCTATCTTTTGATGGGGCGAGGCTTATGTTCAACTATGATAATTTTAAAATTCACTTTCTTATGGCTAGACCTTACTGGACACAAAGCGGAACCAACGGTGTCGTTTCGGCAAACGATCCCAAACTCAATTCAGCTGCCACAGGTACAGACACAACACTTCTCGGGACTTATAATAGTTTTACTATTCCTGATTGGGTGACATTGGATCTTTATAGTTTAGGAGTGGTTCGCAAATGGAAAAAAAATCCAATCAATCCAATCACAGGCCTACCAACATCTTCCAATGACGATCCCCTTGCCGCCAATAGAAGCAGACAAAACCAAAATTTGATTACTACAGGGTTTCGCCTAACCAACAGAACCAAAGGCAATTTCCTTCCAGAAGGAAAGTCTTGGGATTTCACTTTGGAATCCGCCTTTCAAACAGGAACTAGTGGAAGAAGAATCCAAGATCCCTATCTAAAAGAATACCTTCCCAACGAATATGACAATGTTAGAACCGAAAGAGAGAAGTATACAGGACAAATGCACGTTTTCCAAACTGGATATACATTCTTCAAAAAACTGAGATTAGGTGGACAAGTATTGTATGCTTCTGGTGACAAAAATAGAGCCGATGCATCTATATCTACGTTTCAAACATTGGCCAATCCGAGATTTGGTGTGATTCCCTATTTTAATAGTGTAGCCGGAATCTCAGAAAATATTAATGCACAAAACCTTTATTCAAAGTCAGTCAGCATTAGCTACAAAACAGACTCCTTTGGAGAATTCCAAGTCACCTATTTCCAAAATGATAAAGCAGAAAAACAAGATGCATGGTATGCCATTAGTGGTTCAGCAAATTCGACAAGTTCCTTGGGAGAAAAAAATCCTTACCCCGTATCCTCGGACAAAGGGAGTACAGAAAACTATTCCAATAATTCCTACTCCTCACCTTATGCTCTAGGAAAACGAATTTATACAGAAGTGGATTTAACTTGGCACGGACAAATAAACGATTTTGTTTCTTTATGGATGGGGTTTGGGTATTTAAATGCAGGTGATTCGGTTCGCAATTATCGAAATAGTAAAATCCAATACAACGTAACCACGCAGTCCTTCGAATGGAACCAAAACTACTTACAAGGTAAAAACCAACTGGCTCGTGACGCCTACATGGCCTATGCCCAAATCAACGCTGCTTTTTAAGAAAAACGTTCGATTTTTAGCTGGATTTGAATATCATGGAGGTCAGATCGATTCAAATCCATGTTGGAAGCTTCAAACAAACAAAGACGGATTCGAAATAGCCTTTCGCGTGAGGAAATTAGAAACGTATCTCTCCTAATCTTAAAAGAAGAAGGCTTGGATGGTCTTTCTATGCGAAAGATCGCCAACAGATTAGGATGCAGTGTGGCAAGCCCCTACTCTTATTACGAAAGTCAAATTGACTTAGTGCAAGATTTAATTCGATCGGGTGAAGACGAACTCCTCTCCATGTTAAAAAAAGCAAGTGCTGAAGTAAATACGAAGTCCGCCTTCCAACAATTGGCTTCCATTGCACGTGCTTATTTTAATTTCGCAAGCAACAACCGTGAGTTACATAAAGTGATGTTTGTCACTGATTACGGTGGAGTACATAGAAAAGCTTTCCCACAATTACCAAAAAGTTATCGTTTCTTTTTAGAAACCGTTCGCATTGGATTTGAATCTGGTGAGATTCCCTACCCCAAAAACGAATACCCTGCCATTGCCAGAATGATGTGGAGTTGGATGTACGGTGTGATTGTTTTGGATATGACAGGAATGCTTAGAAAAAGAAAAGGTTCAGGAAATCCCATTGAAGAAGGGATTTCCTATTTTCAAAAACTTTTAAGTAAAAAAGAAAGTTAACCTACCGGTGAAATTTCTAATCCATCATTTTCATCATTCAATAATTCTTTATTGACTTCAGAAACAGAAAGAGAAGTTCCTTTGT carries:
- a CDS encoding ABC transporter permease, coding for MLAIEIQNLNKSYTIGNSKFPVLSGIDLEISQGEFVAIMGPSGSGKSTLLQVMGLLDHVDSGTYRLFGRTVSGESSDVLSDVRGSMIGFVFQQFHLLAKSNASQNVSLPSLYTNVDHTEKRAEEQLRKVGLESRMFHTPNELSGGQQQRVAIARALLVDPPIIFADEPTGNLDSKSKIEIMLELQRLHKEGKTIVMVTHEPEMAEFCDRIIHVSDGKIISNEGKKKKKDLVSFPKTNLKRKTGWTLFQGIFLQSLFSLSSNRLRTFLSALGILFGVVCVISVMALGEGAKKSVEEQFSSLGANLVIVRTGGMRSGGVSLEAGTVNRLDVFDVGAVSKKFPEVKQISAVVNGRGQLVFGNRNWNSYITGASPNYETLRNLEPVEGRFFTEEENQKRALVCLVGNTVVRELYEGKNPVGTYLKVNRILFRVVGLLPEKGSAGFRDQDDVILIPLNTAMRRLLNKDAVDSLEMELEKTESSEEFTTSLKRFLHERHGTNEAMGNIYQVMNMADIQSAVSETNQTMTTLLIALATVSLVVGGIGIMNIMLVSVKERTKEIGLRKALGARESDIRIQFLIESTLTSLTGGIVGLVFGILAVLFLQEYFGWSIVLSFPSIGFAFLFSISIGILFGWWPSEYAAKLSPIVALRSE
- a CDS encoding efflux RND transporter periplasmic adaptor subunit; the protein is MKIKFVSIAIVFVILSLSLYFFGFGKSKPNTKVESSKVFRGDLIVTVRATGTAIPKNRLEIKPPIAGRVESILVDEGNHVARGKIIAWMSSTERAALLDAARAKGEEELKKWEDFYKPTPVISPLRGLVIASNISPGQTVTQQDILYVLSDNLMIQAKVDETDLSKIKIGQIANVTVDSYSDVPIQAKVTHIGYEAVTENNVTMYNVDLELKTIPEYLRSGMSITIDFIISEERDVLLVANEFIKGNSGKGKVLKKIDGELVETPVNAGNSDEQNTAILSGLEENELVYRKKKIQEEKKSSSSGPFSSPKMPKR
- a CDS encoding TolC family protein; its protein translation is MVTLSAKPVQVKDLWQTALQSNPEFLSAKADYDKAFFENEKSYAAYLPTVNVLASARQSSANFSGSGTVNDPLVNGSAGTGSSTNQQTSTGESRPTAINRYSVGLSTNQNLFAGFKDKSGIEKTEALLQAAKQTLHDSRLKICFELKSGYAQMLYAKELHQLSEKIKERRAKNRDLVKLRYEVGREHKGSFLLSESFVKQSEFEVSSAFRLFESNVNEVERVISNRLDVNINSEFVYEPILEKKFSDKEKENLLESHPSVMAEQSKVRAAQANIGIAEAGFYPDLNLSATVTRQDDVWLPKPRNYSFGLNLTYPLFNGGRDYYNVKIAKTEYEKSIHTRDAKKNSLSFSLEQSHLNFKNASEQLVVLTEFYKASEIRAMIARSQYSNGLISFENWDIIENDLINREKNLLIGKRDLGLAEATYLRNLGKCFDED
- a CDS encoding SulP family inorganic anion transporter, yielding MNNEDKPKDWLPGLKENWKSDIVSGFIVFLIALPLCLGISLASGAPPMAGIFSGIVGGIIASLLSGSHLTINGPAAGLIAVVLNSIMVLGGGDPKLGFELTLAAIVIAGAIQVVLGLVKAGNLTVFFPISVVHGMMAAIGIIIISKQFYVALGITPKAKTIGGLLLEIPFSFSFVNPEVAIIGISAILIIAILAKVKNPLLKKLPAPLVAVLVGIVLGIVFDLADEHSYTLLDQTYKIGPEKLVNLPDHIYDGITFPDFSRWKDGVFWVMVITIALIASIESLLTATAVDNTDPYRRKSNMDRELLAKGAGNFFLGWIGGLPIIAEVVRSSANMENGAKTRWSNFFHGLFLLIFILLLPGLIHRIPLAALAGILIMVGIRLASPHVFKETYDKGWDQIVIFTVTVIITIVEDLLVGVFCGIITAILIQIYFGVPLRYIFVADITVKSENKIHVLDVKHALLFSNMISLKLLLRKIVPGERVDLKFDENVKMIGFSAIEFLQSFKRDYELRGGQVNLIGFEDLKPISTYYGATRIHK
- a CDS encoding AraC family transcriptional regulator, producing the protein MKQMALVLFLLAILAGSGGCLWKPESFYGQNISRNVQFLVPQKTEIPKNCSHESIHTLRNMIWMENRSADAMRGKREEGGQWVRFQLINELEMDSQFNILIQWINIPFVDLCSEGPEGNVIESYSGNVWEDWLGILSPFPHFNVTLRTKESRYFYIYLISNEDLNFPIRTVSQSGYRSIVLFRFLTFLFFSMVGIISFGWAISEYWKSKEKVYLSILIHFLMFFLLVYSVHGKEFASIFGNTNNLIRHSYYLFLSINHFVFFVYLASFDQFIGNRLSKNILFWVSGISGFLYLFVPLFERVYDFRIFLVLTIFGTAAYHLYKTHEILLSKQESEDRAYVFSWFFFLFAVFLKTLFHFDFYPYQPFFIYASVFYLPFLTAGSFLFLRNYEKKDKSKTRYRSLTLKLDKTEFRNKLESLLGAEKIYLDPNCNEELIASKMGLSYHQLSELINSEYNFNFPSLLNQYRIKEAMVLLNEKPELNIAEVGKLSGFGSRSAFYLEFKKQSGINPNQFRKTKGRINKDI
- a CDS encoding sodium-dependent bicarbonate transport family permease gives rise to the protein MDFHAALNNILNPPVLFFFLGMGVVFFKSDLRITEGVSKFLSLYLLFSIGFKGGHELFKSPFAEEHLLTLIACMFMACFVPIYSYFIFKVKLDHANSAALAGSFGSISAVTFVTAGAFLHSYGYEYQGFIVAGMALMESPAIVLAVILDRLGKKKNHENINEKIQWKQLLHEAFFSSSVYILIGALIVGYLSGESGWNTTKPFTEDIFKGLLTFFLLDKGIDAAKQMRELKKVGFFLVGSALLIMVINVVIAILLTKIIQMPIGDALMFVVLCASASYIAVPAAMKESIPEANPSIYLTVALSIVFPINIIIGIPLYFYILKVITGTN
- a CDS encoding alginate export family protein; translation: MVFHKKKRRNIMNISKGYFYFLLLAVFLPLTIPRAEPTDSPSPEETKPIAKSYVSPMKEKGIDPEFNRHMFVEPELSKHSANSQQFWLNDILRFGLYLRPRQESRYNLDFNASDKGYIDRTIQTSSIYFIFDPSPYVQAKVTLQDARVWGGESPASSGDIRANFFNNTADLYSKNQTNAVSLNQTGIREAFVTINQLPLHSKFQVGRQIWAYGDQRIIGGGNWTVNGLSFDGARLMFNYDNFKIHFLMARPYWTQSGTNGVVSANDPKLNSAATGTDTTLLGTYNSFTIPDWVTLDLYSLGVVRKWKKNPINPITGLPTSSNDDPLAANRSRQNQNLITTGFRLTNRTKGNFLPEGKSWDFTLESAFQTGTSGRRIQDPYLKEYLPNEYDNVRTEREKYTGQMHVFQTGYTFFKKLRLGGQVLYASGDKNRADASISTFQTLANPRFGVIPYFNSVAGISENINAQNLYSKSVSISYKTDSFGEFQVTYFQNDKAEKQDAWYAISGSANSTSSLGEKNPYPVSSDKGSTENYSNNSYSSPYALGKRIYTEVDLTWHGQINDFVSLWMGFGYLNAGDSVRNYRNSKIQYNVTTQSFEWNQNYLQGKNQLARDAYMAYAQINAAF
- a CDS encoding TetR/AcrR family transcriptional regulator; this encodes MLEASNKQRRIRNSLSREEIRNVSLLILKEEGLDGLSMRKIANRLGCSVASPYSYYESQIDLVQDLIRSGEDELLSMLKKASAEVNTKSAFQQLASIARAYFNFASNNRELHKVMFVTDYGGVHRKAFPQLPKSYRFFLETVRIGFESGEIPYPKNEYPAIARMMWSWMYGVIVLDMTGMLRKRKGSGNPIEEGISYFQKLLSKKES